The Sphaeramia orbicularis chromosome 16, fSphaOr1.1, whole genome shotgun sequence genome window below encodes:
- the nbn gene encoding nibrin, producing MWILTPLQSGGETQYLVSGKDYVVGRKNCDILLPNDQSISRAHAHFTATEQTLTLKDTSKYGTFVNSQRLMGDEPLNLKSGDSVTFGVFHSKFSVDHLQPVVCSSCLDNNGKVSLSQALLPLGGKLVNTWTQDCTHLVMPIVKVTIKTISALLCCRPVVKPEYFSELIKAMQQKLPLPKAERFIPVIDEPSLSKEDVNLGAIPIRKQLFTGKTFIFLSAKQLKRLSSAVTFGGGRNQLLEEGSLPLDLLESPQSCVVEFTTGSSQTLMSSTATEWAASVKNIVERKGLRLITESEIGLAAIYASCEKYCNPSSSPDSEPVPKVKPRIPSASLSQSVAVDETVLPATSQNITAYAANTEPSQRMELKKVTVATSVGETPDKRPNQNQQKKMDTQCIVAESLNLSYHAVEDTDSKQKTSKSKVAVSGGESNGIRSQSSFPEFQGGIRRFQQKQSPQKLKTSAQSSPQKQSTLTNFFQPVSKKRPLEDDLSAVMPEPKKPVWKSSMTMQAPSVTSKETPIQSEKIPAAASQTPLGSVDDLFLGRSEASSDVAEKEAQSRKRKELEEEIKMDELESIMSLDMDCFDEQPSGQQVQSKSNESTKQKQVFNVVEASSKRQRLHLEDSSDTSRRQQANLEKESRFRKNQDVKSEQHSIRIKMEPLKYSRGSHESSKPSAATNQNVSPFEEDDVEDLELLKAEIGHPKELTETPVKPVTIKQEIQESKIEEDLLKKLVLVEFRSLTVTAPPKKAPWQMLNNGYAKNFKCFRKVHVQGSEGSAHIIGGSDLLVHNRGKNSDLDEWLKDAAEEERQSRRDESVGDDLFRYNPTKLAKRR from the exons ATGTGGATTCTGACACCTCTGCAGTCTGGAG GTGAGACCCAATATCTCGTCTCAGGTAAAGATTATGTGGTGGGACGGAAGAATTGTGACATCCTCCTTCCCAATGACCAGTCTATCAGTCGGGCTCACGCTCACTTCACTGCAACAGAACAG ACTCTGACGCTTAAAGACACTTCCAAGTATGGCACATTTGTCAACAGTCAACGTCTGATGGGGGATGAACCACTGAACCTGAAGTCAGGGGACAGTGTAACATTTGGAGTCTTTCACAGCAAGTTCAG TGTGGACCATCTGCAGCCAGTAGTGTGTTCTTCATGTTTGGACAACAATGGCAAAGTGTCGCTCTCCCAGGCTCTTCTGCCTCTAGGGGGAAAACTGGTCAACACATGGACTCAGGACTGCACACACCTGGTTATGCCAATAGTTAAAGTCACCATAAAG ACAATTTCTGCTCTACTGTGCTGCCGTCCTGTTGTGAAGCCAGAGTATTTCTCAGAGCTCATCAAAGCCATGCAGCAAAAATTACCTCTTCCCAAAGCTGAGAG GTTCATCCCAGTGATAGACGAGCCCAGCTTAAGCAAAGAGGATGTGAACCTCGGAGCGATTCCAATACGCAAACAGCTTTTCACAGGAAAGACTTTCATTTTTCTTAGTGCCAAGCAG CTCAAGCGCTTGAGTTCTGCAGTGACTTTTGGAGGTGGTAGGAACCAGCTGCTGGAGGAGGGCTCCCTGCCTTTGGACCTTCTGGAGTCTCCACAGAGCTGCGTGGTCGAGTTTACAACAGGCAGCTCCCAAACTCTGATGTCATCCACTGCCACTGAGTGGGCAGCCTCTGTGAAGAATATTGTTGAAAG AAAAGGCCTTCGTTTGATCACAGAGTCTGAAATTGGATTGGCTGCCATATATGCTTCCTGTGAAAAGTACTGCAATCCTTCCAGTTCACCTGACTCAG AACCAGTGCCAAAGGTGAAACCCAGAATTCCAAGTGCTTCTCTGTCACAAAGTGTAGCAGTGGATGAGACTGTGTTACCTGCAACGTCACAGAACATCACAGCTTACGCAGCAAACACCGAGCCATCGCAAcg GATGGAGCTCAAGAAGGTTACTGTGGCCACATCAGTGGGAGAGACTCCTGATAAGAGACCAAACCAGAACCAGCAGAAGAAGATGGACACACAGTGCATTGTGGCTGAGTCGCTGAATTTATCATACCACGCAGTGGAGGATACAGACTCAAAACAGAAGACGTCAAAATCCAAAGTGGCAG TTTCAGGAGGAGAAAGCAATGGCATCAGATCCCAGTCATCTTTTCCTGAATTCCAAGGTGGTATCAGGAGATTCCAACAGAAACAGTCTCCTCAGAAACTGAAGACCTCTGCACAAAGTTCACCCCAGAAACAGTCAACTCTTACCAATTTCTTTCAGCCTGTCAGCAAGAAGAG GCCATTAGAGGATGACCTCTCTGCTGTGATGCCAGAACCAAAGAAGCCTGTGTGGAAATCTTCAATGACCATGCAGGCACCATCAGTCACATCTAAGGAAACACCTATACAGTCAGAGAAAATCCCTGCAGCCGCATCCCAGACTCCCCTGGGCTCAGTAGATGATCTGTTCCTTGGACGGTCAGAAGCTTCATCAGATGTTGCCGAAAAGGAAGCACAAAGTCGAAAGAGGAAAGAATTGGAAGAAGAGATAAAGATGGACGAACTGGAGTCCATCATGTCTTTAGATATGGACTGCTTTGATGAGCAACCTTCAGGCCAACAAGTACAGTCAAAAAGCAACGAGTCAACCAAACAGAAACAAGTTTTTAATGTTGTGGAGGCTTCGAGTAAGAGACAGCGCCTCCACTTGGAAGACAGCAGTGACACCAGTCGAAGGCAACAAGCAAACCTGGAAAAAGAGTCTAGATTCAGAAAGAACCAGGATGTTAAATCTGAACAGCATAGTATCCGCATAAAGATGGAGCCGTTAAAATACAGTAGAGGTTCTCATGAATCCAGCAAACCTTCAGCTGCAACAAACCAGAATGTATCCCCTTTTGAGGAGGATGATGTTGAG GATTTAGAGCTGCTCAAAGCTGAAATTGGTCACCCTAAAGAATTGACTGAGACCCCTGTGAAACCAGTCACCATCAAACAGGAGATACAA GAATCAAAAATTGAGGAGGATCTTCTCAAAAAGCTGGTGTTGGTGGAGTTTAGATCTCTCACTGTGACAGCACCTCCCAAAAAAGCCCCATGGCAAATGCTGAACAACGGCTATGCAAAGAACTTCAAATGTTTCCGCAAG gtccaTGTACAAGGTTCAGAGGGCTCGGCACACATCATAGGAGGGTCAGACCTCCTGGTTCACAACAGAGGCAAGAACTCTGATCTGGATGAGTGGCTTAAAGACGCAGCAGAG GAGGAGCGTCAGAGCAGACGGGATGAGAGCGTAGGAGACGACCTGTTTAG gtACAACCCCACCAAACTAGCCAAGAGAAGATGA
- the osgin2 gene encoding oxidative stress-induced growth inhibitor 2, producing the protein MPLLEETTLPQEHPPTVPVVIIGNGPSGICLSYLLSGYKPYLDTATVHPNPILYRKLQETKHLPITEQDLEYLSEGLEGRSRNPVAVLFDTLLHPNADFGYEFPPVLQWRRDKQQHIPHLVLGRSTPGGAWHAMEGSILTISLGIWMELPGVNYRDLINGKRRDVTSDRATPEEISSYYRNYVKLKGLQKNFVDNTYVTSVQKLCRGQEGEGLENGHTDQGDGGMGDGGNEGFEGNGVECGGGALWEVRGYQQVQSDTHVPFSLFAENVVLATGASDSPVRLGVEGEDLPFVFHSISDLGLAVSRRKLDMNSDPVLIVGAGLSAADAVLCACNSNIKVLHVFRKSTDDPDLIFKQLPKTLYPEYHKVYNMMCSQTYTNVAPSSASNRPQAVSIASSVCAKMCPKPQLATTKMTGNASVSLFPDYTSFPEHCVVSFQSDMKCLLQGNNSLKAFKISMVLVLIGTNPNLFFLKGQGQYLSQDPTKPISCKQNPIDIHPYTFECTKEPGLFAMGPLVGDNFVRFLKGGALGIASCLLKRLKKKGKLISNGGNDFI; encoded by the exons ATGCCCCTACTGGAAGAGACCACTCTGCCACAAGAGCACCCACCTACTGTTCCTGTGGTCATCATAG GCAACGGGCCATCAGGTATTTGTCTGTCCTACCTGCTAAGTGGTTATAAGCCTTATTTGGACACAGCAACGGTTCATCCAAACCCAATACTGTACAGAAAACTGCAGGAGACCAAGCACCTACCCATCACCGAGCAG GACCTGGAGTATCTGAGTGAGGGTCTTGAGGGGAGGTCAAGGAACCCTGTCGCTGTACTGTTTGACACCCTTTTGCACCCCAATGCTGACTTTGGCTATGAATTCCCACCAGTCCTTCAGTGGAGGAGGGACAAGCAGCAGCACATTCCACATCTGGTGCTGGGAAGATCAACACCTGGAGGTGCCTGGCAT GCAATGGAAGGCTCCATACTAACTATTAGTCTTGGCATCTGGATGGAACTTCCTGGGGTTAACTATCGAGACTTGATCAATGGGAAACGCAG GGATGTAACTAGTGACAGAGCCACTCCAGAGGAGATCTCATCCTACTACCGCAACTATGTGAAGCTAAAGGGCCTCCAGAAGAATTTTGTTGACAACACTTATGTGACCTCTGTCCAGAAGCTCTGCCGTGGACAAGAGGGGGAAGGTCTGGAAAATGGGCACACTGATCAAGGAGATGGAGGGATGGGAGATGGTGGGAATGAGGGCTTTGAGGGAAATGGAGTTGAATGTGGAGGGGGGGCTCTCTGGGAAGTAAGGGGATACCAGCAGGTGCAGAGCGACACCCATGTCCCCTTCTCTCTGTTTGCTGAGAATGTTGTTCTGGCCACCGGTGCTTCAGATTCACCTGTTCGATTAGGTGTAGAGGGAGAGGACCTTCCATTTGTATTCCACAGCATTTCAGACCTAGGTTTGGCTGTGAGCCGGAGGAAGCTGGATATGAACTCTGATCCAGTTTTAATCGTAGGCGCTGGTTTAAGTGCTGCAGATGCAGTTCTGTGTGCTTGCAACAGCAACATCAAAGTGCTACATGTGTTTCGTAAGAGCACAGATGACCCAGACCTCATCTTCAAGCAGTTGCCAAAAACCCTGTACCCAGAATACCACAAAGTCTACAACATGATGTGCTCTCAGACCTACACAAATGTGGCTCCTTCCTCTGCTTCAAACAGACCACAGGCAGTGAGCATTGCTTCTTCGGTATGTGCCAAGATGTGCCCAAAGCCTCAACTTGCCACGACTAAAATGACTGGTAATGCAAGTGTTAGCCTGTTTCCTGACTACACCAGTTTCCCAGAGCACTGTGTGGTGTCCTTCCAGTCTGACATGAAGTGCTTACTTCAGGGGAACAATTCCCTCAAAGCATTCAAAATCTCAATGGTCTTGGTGCTGATTGGAACCAACCCaaacttatttttcttgaaagGTCAGGGCCAGTATCTCAGTCAGGATCCAACAAAACCCATCTCTTGCAAGCAGAATCCCATTGACATCCACCCCTACACTTTTGAGTGTACTAAGGAGCCAGGTCTGTTTGCGATGGGCCCACTGGTGGGAGACAACTTTGTTCGCTTTTTGAAAGGTGGTGCTTTAGGCATTGCCTCTTGTCTGCTGAAGAGACTCAAGAAGAAAGGGAAGCTCATCAGCAATGGAGGGAATGACTTTATTTGA
- the gtpbp10 gene encoding GTP-binding protein 10, whose product MVHLSRICLRKYGNFVDNIRLYVRGGSGGMGLPRMGGQGGEGGDVWVVASKDMTLKKIKDKYPMKRFVAGEGGNSSVRALKGERGMDKEIPAPVGVTVTEDGGKVIGDLNAEDDRVMVAKGGHGGSFYSGFEPSRGKAKHIRLDLKLIADLGLVGFPNAGKSSLLTAMSNATPQIANYAFTTLKPEIGKIMYKDFKQISVADLPGLIEGAHINKGMGHKFLKHVERTKHLLFVVDVCGFQLANKTPFRSAFEAVQLLTKELELYKEELVSKPALLVVNKMDLPDAEEKLEELKEQLQNPHEFSDMLPDDMIPKHFMTFRNVVPVSAHTGFGVEYLKTCIRKSLDEDATMANIALHQERLRELRYHS is encoded by the exons ATGGTTCACTTGAGTAGAATTTGCCTCCGGAAG TATGGAAATTTTGTGGACAACATCCGTCTGTATGTCCGTGGCGGCAGTGGTGGCATGGGTTTACCCCGTATGGGGGGACAGGGAGGGGAAGGGGGAGATGTCTGGGTAGTGGCTTCAAAGGACATGACCCTGAAGAAGATAAAGGACAAGTACCCCATGAAACGATTTGTAGCTGGAGAAGGAGGCAACAGCAG TGTCAGAGCTCTGAAGGGAGAGAGGGGAATGGACAAGGAGATTCCTGCTCCAGTCGGTGTCACTGTTACAGAAGATGGGGGCAAAGTAATTG GTGACCTGAATGCTGAGGATGATCGTGTGATGGTGGCAAAAGGAGGACATGGAGGCTCTTTCTACTCTGGATTTGAGCCCAGTAGAGGCAAAGCCAAGCACATCAGGCTGGACCTCAAACTCATCGCTGACCTGGGTCTGGTGGG ATTCCCAAATGCAGGGAAATCCTCCCTCCTGACAGCCATGTCTAATGCCACACCTCAGATTGCCAACTATGCTT TCACAACTTTGAAGCCAGAGATTGGCAAAATTATGTACAAAGATTTCAAACAG ATTTCTGTCGCAGATCTCCCAGGGCTGATTGAAGGGGCTCACATCAACAAAGGAATGGGCCACAAATTCCTAAAGCATGTGGAGAGGACCAAGCATCTGCTGTTTGTG GTGGATGTTTGTGGTTTCCAGCTGGCAAATAAAACACCGTTCAGGTCGGCCTTTGAAGCTGTGCAGCTTCTGACAAAG GAGCTGGAGTTGTACAAGGAGGAGCTTGTGTCCAAACCTGCTTTACTGGTGGTGAATAAAATGGACCTGCCCGACGCAGAGGAGAAACTAGAAGAGCTGAAAGAGCAGTTACAAAACCCACACG AGTTCTCTGATATGCTGCCTGATGACATGATACCAAAGCATTTCATGACCTTCAGAAACGTGGTTCCCGTCTCTGCCCACACTGGATTTGGGGTTGAATATTTGAAAACCTGCATCCGAAAATCGCTCGATGAAGACGCAACCATGGCAAATATAGCCTTACATCAAGAAAGACTGCGTGAACTTAGGTACCATTCATAG